Below is a genomic region from Spirosoma radiotolerans.
CTGTTCAGGAAGCTGATAGATATAGGTTGCAGCCGGATCATTGCTCAACCGATTGCAAGCTGTTAAGCCAATGAATATGGATATACGAGCCAGTACATGAAAAAACTTCATTCTTCTCTGTTAAGTTGCTCACAAAAGTGTGGCCTTTCAGGAATCAATAAAAGCTTGACAGCCAACCTTAACTTAATTTAACAGGCTTTCGAAAGCAAGCTAGCCATCTGTATCAATTGTCAGCTGCTTCCCCTTTACCATACTATTTGGGAGTTGTACTCTACTCTTATAAAACTCTCCCAAATGAGACGACGATGCACTAAAGGAGCTCTCTGAAGTAGTTGCAACCGATCACCAGCTAGTGGTTGGATTAACCTAAATTGACGGGTTATTATCATGTCTGGTTTTGTTGAACTACTCAACCTGGCTTTCCTGTACACAGTGTCAATCAGTATTCCAGTCCTGTGGGTAATGTTTTAGCCTGCTCGATAAAGTCAGCAAGCTGCTCAAGCGAGGGGGGACGAAGCGTCAATTCTTTAGTCGAGTTAATTTCAGTAATTTTGATAAGTAAATTTTCCGCAGACCGCCGGGCTAATTCTTTAACAGTATCGACACCTGCCTCTTCCAATAAGTCGCTGTATACACCGCCAATACCTGTTATACGAGCCAGGTCTGCCCGGTTCGCTAAATCTAAAATTACACTTGCCTCTGTATTGGCCAGCGCTGCCAGCTTCTTCCGATCAGTGGGGGTACGGCTGGCTTCTAGAAGCGCTTCACTATTGGTAATGCCCTGGCCTTTTAATGCGTCGATAAGAGCATCTGTGCTCCCTTTCAGTTCAGTTATTGATAAGCTCATCGATGTTAATTAGTTGAAGGAATACTATTAAGTTATTCCTAAGACGGCCTTTTGGGATAATGTAACACCTTTATAAAAAATGATCCTGCTTGAGCCGATGAAATGCTCATGAATAGGCTCCTGCCTGAGCCGACGAAGTGTTTATGCATCTGCTCATTAATTCGGGCGTTTCTAAAAACGCTAGTGGTTCACGATCTTTTACCCGCTCCTATACGTCAGAATAAGGCCAATAATAGACTAACTTAGTGGGCTAATACCACATCAGCAACTAAATGGTTTTGCCAAAGAGCCTTTGCCCAGCCATGAACAGCCTATTACAACCCGATCCACTGCAGGCTGCCGCTACACAGCGCACCCTAATCCAGAACCAGGCCTTTCAGGCGGCCGTCAACGGCGAGCCCTTGGTCAACTCCTTGAACATACTCGCTCGAATGGTCAAACTGGAGTTGGAAATCGGGGTGCGCACGGCCTTTTATCTGGCCTATCCCGACGGCAAACGCTTACATGCCATCGAAGGGGCGGGCGACATGGACCCAGCCTACACGGCCCCCTTGAATGGCTTTCCCGTTAGCGACGACTCGTTTTGCAGCGGCTATGCCATGGCTACCGGCCGCCCCGTGCACACCCGAGATGTGTGTCAAGCCCCGCCCTGGCAACCCTATCTGCCTATGGCCACCGCCCATCAGTTTCGGGCCACCAGCTCCTACCCGATCCTGACCCGGCAGGGCAAAGCCATCGGTAGTTTGG
It encodes:
- a CDS encoding DUF4332 domain-containing protein; translation: MSLSITELKGSTDALIDALKGQGITNSEALLEASRTPTDRKKLAALANTEASVILDLANRADLARITGIGGVYSDLLEEAGVDTVKELARRSAENLLIKITEINSTKELTLRPPSLEQLADFIEQAKTLPTGLEY